The genomic segment ATCGTCCGCTTCCTGCCCTTCCTTAAGCCTGCTTATGCGGCGGCTATTGCGCCCGCGGAAACGGACTTGTTTTTTGCTATTAACCCTGATTTGAAACAGGTTAAAAATTTCAACCGGATTAAGGAAATTTATGAATCAATACCAGAAGTAAAAAGAGCTCTGAACGATTTGAAAAGTAAGTTAAAGGAAGAAGCTGAGATAGATTTTGAGGAAGATGTCAAGCCGTGGCTGGGCAAAGAGGCCGCCCTGATAATTCCGGACGCATTTTCGTTAACTAATGACAGCTCACCCCCTTTTGTTATTGCCGTAGCCTCTAAAAATAAAAAAAAGACAGAGGCCTTCATGGAAAAATTGCGCCAGGGGGAGGAAAGACGCCGCGGAACTACTTTCGAGGAAAAGATCTATAAAGATGTAAAAGTTACTGTTGAAAAAAACACCTCATCGCCGCTGGTCTATGCCCTGGTCAAAGACTTTCTAATTTTATCCGACGACGAAAATCTTGTTTGCCAGACCATTGACAGGATCAAGGAGAAGAATAAGCAAAGTTTATCCAATAGTGAAAACTATAAAGAAGTTATGTGTAGATTTTCAAATTGATTCGGGAAAAATCTTCAAATTAAATTGGGGCAACCAGCTGGTGGAACAAAGGAAATTCTCATTTTAAACCGGTAACCACGAAAATAATTTTCAAATTCCGCCGGCATTTCCATCGAATACCCAAAAAAGAAAAACCGGCTACCCGAAAGAGGCAGCCGGTGGTAATACCGCTCAAAACCGGTTAAACGGATATTTTTTCTTAAGGGCCAGAATTTCCGCCCGTGCTTCCAGCAACTTTTCTCTGAACACGGCAGCAAACCAGGCCGGCCGGTTTCTGGTCGGCGGATACATTCTGGCTTTATCGGCCACCTTGCAGATAGCCTCGATCATTTCCTCCGGGGTAAAGTGCAGTTCCCTGACCATTTGGAGTGCCAGTGGCAGTAAATCATAAAAACCGGTGCTGGCAAAGTAATATTCCAGGCTGAGTCTTTTGTACATATGAGCCGCCTCCGCACCTAAACTTCCAGCTCCTGGCTTGCCTGGTACACCACATCCTCGTCAATCTGCTTTTGTTTCCTGCCGTATGCGCAGATCAGGCAGCTGGTCACCAGATTGTTAACCAGCCGGGGCAATCCTTTGGTGATGGCGTAAATGGCCTCCAGAGCTTGCGGGGTAAAGATCTCCTCGTGCAGGCCGGCGTTTTTCAGGCGGCTTGCACAGTATTCCTGGATTTCGCCGGGTTTAAGGCCCTGCATGACATACTTTACGGTGAGCCTTTGGCGCAGAGGGCTGTTGGCATTGAGGGCCAATTTGTTGCGGATCAGCGTTTGCCCGGACAGGATCAGGATAAAGGGATTCTGTGAATCCATTTTAAAGTTGAAAAGCAGCCTTAATTCCTCCAGGACCCTGCCGTCTGCCAGGTGAATTTCATCCAGTACAATAACCGGTGTAATATGGCGGTCGTAATACAGGTTGGTGATGGTGTCCTGGATCTGGTGGAACAGGCTTACCTTTTTGTGTTTGGGCTGTTCGCCCAGGGTTAGGGCCAGGCCCTTGTAAAATTCCAGTACCGTCACCGTGGAGAGGGTAAAATAGCACGGTTTGAAATGGGCCGGGTTGAGTTCCTCCACATACTTGCGCAGGGCGGTGGTTTTACCGCAACCCGGCTCCCCCGCAACTAAACCCATACCCCGCACCTGCTGTAAGTACTTCAGGCGGGAGGTGAGTTCCATCAGGTCCTGGCTTAAATAAAGCTGGTCAAAAGGCACTTCCTTGCTGAAAGGGTTGAACTTCAACCCGTAGAACTGGGTGAACATCACTTCTCACCCGCCTCTTCACTTTTGAGCAGTTCGGCAAAGGAGACGGCTGGTACCGGAATCTCACTGATACTCGGGGTTAGAGGTTTATCTTCCGGGCCGGTACCGGTATTTTGGAGGGCCGGGCGGCCGCGGCCTCTC from the Desulfofundulus luciae genome contains:
- a CDS encoding DUF3352 domain-containing protein, with translation MNICPGCNTIIENTGAKFCPKCGTPVNYAQKQKPKTPWIIAGVAGCVLLIAVIALIVRFLPFLKPAYAAAIAPAETDLFFAINPDLKQVKNFNRIKEIYESIPEVKRALNDLKSKLKEEAEIDFEEDVKPWLGKEAALIIPDAFSLTNDSSPPFVIAVASKNKKKTEAFMEKLRQGEERRRGTTFEEKIYKDVKVTVEKNTSSPLVYALVKDFLILSDDENLVCQTIDRIKEKNKQSLSNSENYKEVMCRFSN
- a CDS encoding ExeA family protein, whose product is MFTQFYGLKFNPFSKEVPFDQLYLSQDLMELTSRLKYLQQVRGMGLVAGEPGCGKTTALRKYVEELNPAHFKPCYFTLSTVTVLEFYKGLALTLGEQPKHKKVSLFHQIQDTITNLYYDRHITPVIVLDEIHLADGRVLEELRLLFNFKMDSQNPFILILSGQTLIRNKLALNANSPLRQRLTVKYVMQGLKPGEIQEYCASRLKNAGLHEEIFTPQALEAIYAITKGLPRLVNNLVTSCLICAYGRKQKQIDEDVVYQASQELEV